The Campylobacter concisus sequence CTTCAAGCTGACGGATGACACCCTCGTTTGCCCCGCCGTGAGCCCAGCCCCAAAGTGCGCCGATGCCCGCACTTATACATGCGTATGGGTGAGCGTGCGTTGAGCCAACGGTTCTAACGGTTGTAGTTGAAGCGTTTTGCTCGTGATCTGCGTGCAGCATAAAGACCGTGTCAAGTGCTTTTATCTCGATTGGCTTAAGATCTACGTGCTCGTATGGATAGCCCCTCATCATATAAAGAAAATTCTCAGTAAAGCCACGATCTAAATTTGGATAGATGATAGGAAGTCCGCGTGAGTAGCGGTAACTAAATGCCGCGATCGTTGGAATTTTAGCGATTATGCGCATAGCCATCTCGTGATACTCTTCAGGTTTATCCATATTTAGATGATCTGAGTAAAAGGCACTTAACGCTGATACTGCTGCCTGCAAGATCGCCATAGGGTGAGCTTTGTCTGGAAATGCGTCAAATAGCTTCATCATGCCTTCATGCATGAAGCTTCTTTTTTTAAGCTCGGTTTTAAAATTTATATACTGATCATTTGTTGGGAGCTCTTTGTTTAAAAGTAAATATGCCACGTCTAAAAATGTCTTATTTTCGGCCAAATACGCGATATCATAACCTCTATACATTAGCTCGCCTTTTAAGCCGTCTATATAAGTTATCGCCGAGCGACACATCGCAGTTGAAGTATAGCCTCTATCAAAAGTAAACATTCCAGTATCACTAAAAAATGTCGAGATGTCTATCACATCAGGTCCCATGGTGCCTTTTAGTATAGGAAACTCGTAACTCTTGCCGGTTCTGTTATCAGTTAGCGTAGCTGTATTTGATGACATTTTTACTCCTTACTTCTTGATTGCATTAGAAATTTTATAATTATTGTCCCTATTATAGCTTGAGCTAGGCTTGCTAGGATAAAAGATGAGTAAGAATAATCACTTATCTCACCTGATCTGTGTGCGATAGTAGCAACTGCTACTAAAAGTGTTAGCGGCATGGATTGTGAGAGAGAAAACAAAAATATCCCCTTAAATCCTAATTTTCCTACAAATAACACACTTGAAAAAAGCCTTGTGGCAAGCATCGCACAAAATATAAAAATAGCATCTTTTATCACTTCATTTGAGCTTAGGCTTGAGAGCTTGAAAGTTGAGCCTATGTGTATAAAAAATATCGGTACCAAAAATCCAAATCCAAAGCTTGAAAGCTTGTGTGGCAAGTCTTTTTTATGATCAAAAAATGTAGCTATAAACATACCTGCGATAAACGCGCCAAAGGCAACTTCTAAATTCAAATAAAGCATGAGTGCAATCATCGAAAAAAATACCGCAATGCTTAGCCTAATATCTTTTTCATCCTTATCGTAGTGTGGCATAAGGATCACTTTAAGCCCAGGATACCACCAAAAAAGCACATCTAAAATTTTAAAGCTAAGCACACTGATAGCTAAAAATAAGATCAAATAGCCAATCGTTAGCCATAAATTTATACTAGCTCCAAACTGCAAATAGGCTGCTATAAATGTCAAAAGCGTAATGCTTATAAGCTCACCAATAGTTGCAATAAGCATGCTTAAATTTAGCCATTTCACATCTCTGCCATACTCTTTAAATAGCGTAAATATCATACCAACGGCCATTATTGGGATAATGATAATATAGAGCAAACTAAGATCAAAACTAAACGTAAGTGCAGTTGCTAGCGAGTAGATGAGGGCAAGATAGATAAGCCCCAGACGTAAAATTTTGCGGTCAATGTTTATAAGCATTCTAAGATCGATCTCCATGCCAGCTAGAAACATCAAAAAGAAAAAGCCAACTTCGCTAATTAGCTTAAACATCTCATTCTCGCCGACAAGCCCGATGTAGCTAGCCAGTGCTCCAAGTATTATCTCAGCAGGAGCGACAGGAATGCGTAAAATTTTAGAAATATAAGGCGAAGCAAAGACGATAAATGCCAAAACGACAAGAATACTAAGCTCGCTAGCTTGATGTAACTGCAAAAAGATCCTTAAATTAAAAATGTTTGATTGTATAAAAAGCTTTGTTATTTTTTGATTAAGCTAAGCGACTTTTGGGCAAAATGGCGACAAATTTTTAAAAATTTGGAGTGCAAATTTATGCGTAAATTTCTATTTTTTGCCTTGATGTTTTTTGGAATTTTTGGCTTTGCAGACGAGCTAAGTTTGGTTCAAAGTTTTAAATTTGATGGAAGCGTTTTTTATAAGAAAAATACAGCCAAAGATGAGAGCTTTTACTTTTTAAAAAATGAAAATTTTGATGAGCATTTTGTAAGCTTTAGAGTGAAATTTGACAAAAATATAAAAAGTGAAAGTATGCTTGTTGAGCTAAAAAAGAAGATAAAAGAGGCTAAAGAAGTGCTTTATAGCGAAGAGAATGATCAAATTTTAGCTCTCATAAAAGATAAAACTAGCAGTAAAAATATAGAAATAATCCACTTTTTACTTAAAAAAGATGGAGTCTTAATACTTTCATATGAGAGAATTTATGATCCAAAAACTCTGGTAGATGGGCTTAAGCCTGTACTTTTAAGTGAAGCTAGAAATTTTATGCTTCAGATGCCAAAGGTAGAAGCTAGGTAAAAAGGTGGATGTGGCATGTTTTGCACTGCATGCGATTAAAAACTACGACAAATTTTTATTTATCAAGTCAGATAAGTGTCAAGTAAATTTTAAAATTTCATGAACGAGTAATTTCGGCTCTGATTTTAGTGGCAAGCTTTGCGAGACCTAAAATCAGTAGTCAATTCTTGCGAGTGAATAGAATTTTAAAATTTTCGCGATAGTGAAATTCTATTTTTAAAAATACAGACTTTTTTATTTTTAGGTTCTTTTATTCAAAAGGGAGACAAGGGGACTCGAGTTACGAAGCCGTCCCCTTATCCCCCTTTTTAAATCCTCCAATCCCCTCGCACGTTCAAAGTACATGCAATGGTGCTAAAGCACTGCATGCGATTAAGAAAATCTAGCAAAATTTAAACTCTATTAAATTTGCAAACTCTCATAAACTCTTGCCAAGCAAAATTCCAAGATAGCTTGCAAGTAGGCAAAGAACAAGGTTTAAAAAGATATTTAAAAAGCCTTTTATCAGCTCGCCTTCTAGTAAAAATTTCACGCTATCAAGACTAAAGCTTGAAAATGTTGTAAAGCCACCAAGTATGCCAACGACCAAAAATACTCTTGCGCTTTGGCTTAAATTTAGACAAAACAAAACGCCGATAATGAAGCTACCAAGCACATTTACGCCAAGTGTGGTTAGCGGAAAGTGACTAAATTTTAGCAGCTCACCGGCTAAAAACCTGCATCCAGCTCCGATAAAGCCTCCAAGCCCTGCGAAAAGTAAATTTACAAGCATCAATGGCAGATACTAGCGAAGCTAA is a genomic window containing:
- a CDS encoding citrate synthase, whose protein sequence is MSSNTATLTDNRTGKSYEFPILKGTMGPDVIDISTFFSDTGMFTFDRGYTSTAMCRSAITYIDGLKGELMYRGYDIAYLAENKTFLDVAYLLLNKELPTNDQYINFKTELKKRSFMHEGMMKLFDAFPDKAHPMAILQAAVSALSAFYSDHLNMDKPEEYHEMAMRIIAKIPTIAAFSYRYSRGLPIIYPNLDRGFTENFLYMMRGYPYEHVDLKPIEIKALDTVFMLHADHEQNASTTTVRTVGSTHAHPYACISAGIGALWGWAHGGANEGVIRQLEEIGSVANVDKYIARAKDKNDPFRLMGFGHRVYKNFDPRAKVLKKMRDQLMDEIGINSELIKIANRIEEIALNDDYFVSRNLYPNVDFHSGLILKALGIPNNMFAVIFVIGRTPGWISQWIELKEQDTIKIVRPRQLYVGETNRTPK
- a CDS encoding cation:proton antiporter encodes the protein MQLHQASELSILVVLAFIVFASPYISKILRIPVAPAEIILGALASYIGLVGENEMFKLISEVGFFFLMFLAGMEIDLRMLINIDRKILRLGLIYLALIYSLATALTFSFDLSLLYIIIIPIMAVGMIFTLFKEYGRDVKWLNLSMLIATIGELISITLLTFIAAYLQFGASINLWLTIGYLILFLAISVLSFKILDVLFWWYPGLKVILMPHYDKDEKDIRLSIAVFFSMIALMLYLNLEVAFGAFIAGMFIATFFDHKKDLPHKLSSFGFGFLVPIFFIHIGSTFKLSSLSSNEVIKDAIFIFCAMLATRLFSSVLFVGKLGFKGIFLFSLSQSMPLTLLVAVATIAHRSGEISDYSYSSFILASLAQAIIGTIIIKFLMQSRSKE
- the crcB gene encoding fluoride efflux transporter CrcB encodes the protein MLVNLLFAGLGGFIGAGCRFLAGELLKFSHFPLTTLGVNVLGSFIIGVLFCLNLSQSARVFLVVGILGGFTTFSSFSLDSVKFLLEGELIKGFLNIFLNLVLCLLASYLGILLGKSL